From the genome of Jeotgalibacillus haloalkalitolerans, one region includes:
- a CDS encoding C45 family peptidase: MKSVHSDILQFRGTHYDFGVFQGEKLKDSLTVKNREKQWKVRIPRFTVKEEEVKEAITKVTPGIWDELIGLRDALEWPMERVMMEFGGYRTDYKRSGCSILTGDNYLIRNYDYMPKTYEGRYSFFQPTDTGYAIAGPTQRITGRMDGMNEHGLTMGYNFMHRKKPGDGFICCMIGRLILEACANVDEAVAMLKEIPHRHSFSYTVHDRSNRTYVIETSPRGVAVRESNVCTNHFEIMKEENRNHLVDSMKRLTAMNNRREELKTAYDAFRLMNDSDKGVFSDLYSQWAGTIHTAGYLPTEMKTWFALGGDQEPVEFDFAKWLDGEDILLEKITGEVDTDIPFVHMDEGAYWSAGKKKAVK, from the coding sequence ATGAAATCTGTGCACAGTGATATTCTGCAGTTCAGGGGAACACATTATGATTTTGGTGTCTTTCAGGGGGAGAAACTGAAAGATTCACTTACCGTTAAAAATAGAGAAAAGCAGTGGAAGGTAAGGATTCCGCGTTTTACTGTGAAGGAAGAGGAAGTAAAAGAGGCCATTACAAAAGTGACGCCAGGGATATGGGATGAGTTGATCGGACTGCGTGATGCGCTTGAATGGCCGATGGAGCGTGTGATGATGGAGTTCGGAGGGTACCGGACGGATTATAAGCGTTCCGGCTGCTCGATTTTAACCGGAGACAATTATCTGATCAGAAATTATGATTATATGCCGAAAACTTATGAAGGGCGCTACAGCTTTTTTCAGCCGACTGATACAGGCTACGCAATTGCAGGACCCACCCAGCGCATTACCGGACGTATGGATGGGATGAATGAGCATGGGCTGACCATGGGCTATAATTTTATGCATCGTAAAAAGCCTGGGGACGGGTTTATCTGCTGTATGATCGGCCGGCTGATTTTAGAGGCGTGTGCAAATGTCGATGAGGCGGTGGCGATGCTAAAAGAGATCCCGCACCGTCATTCATTCAGTTATACAGTCCATGATCGGAGCAACCGGACTTATGTCATTGAGACATCCCCGCGCGGTGTGGCTGTAAGAGAGTCAAATGTGTGTACGAACCATTTTGAAATCATGAAAGAAGAAAACAGAAATCATCTGGTAGATTCAATGAAGCGGCTGACTGCGATGAACAATCGCCGTGAAGAGTTGAAAACAGCATATGATGCATTCCGTTTGATGAATGATTCAGATAAAGGTGTATTTTCGGATCTGTACAGTCAGTGGGCCGGCACGATTCATACAGCGGGCTATCTGCCAACCGAAATGAAAACCTGGTTCGCGCTCGGCGGTGATCAGGAACCTGTGGAATTTGATTTTGCAAAATGGCTGGATGGGGAAGATATTTTGCTTGAGAAGATTACTGGAGAAGTAGATACGGATATTCCGTTTGTGCATATGGATGAAGGTGCTTACTGGAGCGCCGGGAAAAAGAAAGCTGTGAAATAA
- a CDS encoding phosphotransferase, with translation MNPWEATHPVSQEKAKEKIERAFPHLQPVQVRPCGSGFDHTVYEVNGEFVFRFPRRQLGYEAMQFENRMLRSLVKLRFNGGFEYPRPVFYKESESEDYPYVGFSNIKGRVLTEKTDTDLLHQHAEELGAFLKNLHALPVDQVDADPDHLHRLSSKLRKKHFYEIAKESASVIPEPLYEKLKQYIEQLEEWENPAGTVPLHGDLHPKNMIVRDGRLVGIIDWGDAHIGHPAADLSIGFACMSKAVRAEFFEAYGDIDARTEELARFKAVFIMTVLVRYAANTNDEDVLRWGLAGLEKSLE, from the coding sequence TTGAATCCATGGGAAGCGACACATCCAGTGTCACAGGAGAAAGCAAAAGAGAAGATAGAACGTGCATTTCCACATTTGCAACCGGTACAGGTGAGACCCTGCGGTTCCGGTTTTGATCATACGGTGTATGAGGTGAACGGGGAATTTGTGTTCAGATTTCCACGCCGGCAGCTTGGCTATGAAGCGATGCAGTTTGAAAACCGGATGCTCAGAAGTCTTGTGAAGTTAAGATTTAATGGAGGCTTTGAATATCCGAGGCCGGTTTTTTATAAGGAGTCAGAAAGTGAAGATTATCCTTATGTCGGATTTTCAAACATCAAAGGACGGGTCTTAACTGAAAAAACCGATACGGACCTTCTGCATCAGCATGCCGAAGAGCTTGGTGCTTTTCTGAAAAACTTACATGCACTGCCTGTTGATCAGGTAGACGCAGACCCTGATCACCTGCACCGGCTATCTTCAAAACTCCGGAAAAAGCATTTTTACGAGATTGCTAAAGAATCAGCTTCAGTGATACCTGAACCATTATATGAAAAGTTAAAACAATATATTGAGCAGCTTGAAGAATGGGAGAACCCCGCCGGCACGGTACCCCTGCACGGCGATCTGCATCCGAAAAACATGATTGTGCGTGACGGCAGGCTCGTTGGGATTATTGACTGGGGAGATGCGCATATCGGGCATCCGGCAGCCGATCTGTCAATTGGATTTGCCTGTATGTCAAAAGCAGTACGCGCAGAGTTTTTTGAGGCATATGGCGATATTGATGCCCGCACAGAGGAGCTGGCACGGTTTAAGGCTGTTTTCATTATGACGGTTCTTGTACGTTACGCAGCAAATACGAATGATGAGGATGTACTGAGATGGGGACTGGCCGGGCTTGAGAAGTCGCTTGAGTGA